The Helicobacter canis genomic sequence GCGGCTCTTGGAAAAGGCGCGGAGCAAGGTATAGAGCAAGATATAGAGATTGTAGGGATCAATGATGTGGCAAATGCGGAGAATCTCGCCTACCTGCTAGAAAAGGATTCTATGCACGGCGCGCTAGGGCAAAGCGTGCGATTGAAGCAAGGTAGCCTCTATAATACACTTATCATCGAGCAAAAGTGCCAAGAAGCCTTGCAAGATTTATCTACCAAGCAAGCCCACAAAGCCCCGCTAGCTCGGCGTGAGATACCGCTTTTTTCCTGTGCTAATCCGCTTGATTTAGACTTCGGCGCGTTAGGGGCAGAGGTGGTGATAGAATCTAGCGGGCTATTTTTGCGATCTAGCGATGTCGCCCACCACCTTGATAAAGGCGTGCGGCGCGTGATCATCTCCGCCCCTGCGACTGATGATACCCCTACCTTTGTGCTAGGGGTCAATCACACCGCTTATGCTGGGCAGCCTATCATCTCTAATGCCTCTTGCACGACAAACTGCCTAGCTCCCATTGCTATGCTGCTTGAGAGGGAGTTTGGCATTGAGCGAGCGAGCCTTACGACAATCCACAGCTACACTAATGACCAAAGTCTCCTAGATGTCGCCCACGCAAGCGATAAACGCCGCTCCCGCGCCGCTGGGCTAAACATTATCCCCACTTCCACAGGCGCGGCAAAAGCCCTTTACAAAGTCCTCCCAAGCCTAAAGGATAAGATCCACGGACATAGCGTGCGCGTGCCTGTAGCTGATGTCTCTATGGTGGATCTAAGCGCGTATTTATCGCAGAAGGTGGATTCTAGGGCGATCAATGAGCTTTTTGCAGCAGAGTCTCAAGGCGCGTTACAGGGGAT encodes the following:
- a CDS encoding type I glyceraldehyde-3-phosphate dehydrogenase; this translates as MRIAINGFGRLGRAIARAALGKGAEQGIEQDIEIVGINDVANAENLAYLLEKDSMHGALGQSVRLKQGSLYNTLIIEQKCQEALQDLSTKQAHKAPLARREIPLFSCANPLDLDFGALGAEVVIESSGLFLRSSDVAHHLDKGVRRVIISAPATDDTPTFVLGVNHTAYAGQPIISNASCTTNCLAPIAMLLEREFGIERASLTTIHSYTNDQSLLDVAHASDKRRSRAAGLNIIPTSTGAAKALYKVLPSLKDKIHGHSVRVPVADVSMVDLSAYLSQKVDSRAINELFAAESQGALQGILGIDSCYGVSSDFLNDTRSAIIAQDLSFTLGNMCKVMAWYDNEWGYAHRIIDIAHYVLAR